The proteins below come from a single Elusimicrobiota bacterium genomic window:
- the lexA gene encoding transcriptional repressor LexA, protein MDQLTARQKEIYTFIVNQIEKSGIPPTVREIAKHFDVFPKAIQDHISALERKGVLRRAKETARGLLLGARRLVEAQSRLPILGRVSAGVPLEAIAEVEDYLAVDEAIAKRANFVLRVKGDSMSPELLDGDMVLVQNTTVAEDRAIVVATVDDEEATVKRLRRVNREIFLEPINSAYPLIRGRKVSVIGKVTSVIRTYF, encoded by the coding sequence ATGGACCAACTCACGGCACGCCAAAAAGAAATCTATACGTTCATTGTCAATCAAATTGAGAAAAGTGGTATTCCCCCCACGGTAAGGGAGATCGCCAAACATTTTGATGTTTTTCCAAAGGCGATTCAGGATCATATTTCAGCGTTGGAACGAAAAGGTGTTTTGCGTCGGGCTAAAGAGACGGCTCGTGGTCTTTTGTTGGGGGCCAGGCGGTTGGTGGAAGCCCAGTCCCGACTCCCCATCCTGGGGCGAGTTTCCGCTGGAGTTCCCCTTGAAGCGATTGCGGAGGTGGAGGATTATTTGGCTGTGGATGAGGCCATCGCCAAACGCGCTAACTTCGTTTTGCGTGTGAAGGGCGACAGTATGAGTCCGGAACTTTTGGATGGGGATATGGTCTTGGTTCAAAATACGACTGTGGCGGAAGACCGGGCTATTGTTGTGGCCACCGTGGATGATGAAGAGGCGACGGTCAAACGATTGCGGCGCGTGAACCGGGAAATCTTTTTGGAACCGATAAATTCTGCTTATCCCCTCATTCGAGGTCGAAAAGTTTCTGTTATTGGAAAAGTGACAAGCGTCATCCGAACCTATTTTTAA
- a CDS encoding type II toxin-antitoxin system PemK/MazF family toxin: MTTFKRGDVVLIAFPFTDLTTTKMRPALILSSNTFNQTHLDVVLVAITSQVSKKVPRYDHLLSQEDQKSAGLPKPSLVKLGKIVTIDQRLIRKKLGHISNPTLGYLTTELHKILS, translated from the coding sequence ATGACAACCTTTAAGCGAGGCGACGTCGTTCTCATTGCTTTCCCGTTTACGGATTTAACAACAACAAAAATGCGCCCAGCGCTGATCCTGTCGTCGAACACATTCAATCAAACCCATTTAGATGTGGTTTTAGTCGCCATAACGTCTCAAGTTTCAAAAAAAGTCCCTCGCTACGATCATCTTCTGTCCCAGGAGGATCAAAAGTCGGCTGGTCTTCCGAAACCATCCCTCGTGAAACTTGGGAAAATCGTGACAATCGATCAACGCTTAATCCGAAAAAAACTGGGGCATATTTCAAACCCAACCCTCGGATACTTGACCACCGAACTCCACAAAATCCTTTCTTAA